One genomic window of Candidatus Baltobacteraceae bacterium includes the following:
- a CDS encoding sodium:proton antiporter — MKAWQIAVALAIGVLVGVAEPGKFEYALGYATLYVFLPPLLFEAAWNLSYRAIVRQWAAIATLAGPGVFVTALIVAGALTIVHVDIASALLMGAILSATDPIAVIAIFRSIKAPKTLVTIVECEALFNDAVAVVLYRGVLAGIALGALSSRDVGVVALQTLSGAVGGIAFGVALAFAVARTLRGRSRAEVQIAGTVVCAYGSYFAADRLHLSGIFAVIACGIALRYFERRWIALRIVEEVNRFWDLAAWAANALVFFLVGAALQIGQVAREPAFIAACLIAIALSRIVVAAFLLPAPYPRPWLDVVRIAGMRGALSIALALAVPAAMPYRQAMIDASFAVAVATIIAGSLSASRVVRRALVHER; from the coding sequence CGTGGCCGAGCCGGGCAAGTTCGAGTACGCACTCGGTTACGCGACGTTGTACGTGTTTCTGCCCCCGCTGCTTTTCGAGGCGGCGTGGAATCTCAGCTATCGCGCGATCGTGCGTCAGTGGGCCGCGATCGCGACCTTAGCTGGTCCCGGCGTATTCGTTACCGCGCTCATCGTTGCCGGAGCTCTGACGATCGTGCACGTCGACATCGCTTCGGCACTATTGATGGGCGCAATCTTGAGCGCAACGGACCCGATCGCGGTTATCGCCATCTTCCGATCGATCAAGGCTCCGAAAACTCTCGTGACGATCGTCGAATGCGAGGCCCTCTTCAACGATGCGGTCGCCGTCGTACTCTATCGCGGCGTCCTCGCGGGAATCGCGCTGGGGGCGCTGAGTTCGCGGGACGTCGGAGTAGTAGCGCTCCAAACGTTGTCCGGCGCGGTCGGCGGCATCGCATTCGGTGTTGCGCTCGCATTTGCCGTGGCGCGCACTCTGCGCGGCAGAAGCCGTGCGGAAGTGCAAATCGCAGGCACGGTCGTCTGCGCGTACGGGTCGTACTTTGCCGCCGACCGTCTTCACCTATCGGGCATCTTCGCCGTCATCGCTTGCGGCATCGCACTGCGATATTTCGAGCGCCGATGGATCGCACTCAGGATTGTCGAGGAGGTCAACCGGTTCTGGGATCTGGCGGCCTGGGCGGCAAACGCTCTCGTGTTTTTCTTAGTCGGCGCTGCGTTGCAGATCGGCCAAGTTGCCCGCGAGCCGGCCTTTATCGCGGCGTGCCTCATCGCAATCGCGCTGTCGCGCATCGTCGTCGCAGCCTTCCTATTGCCAGCTCCCTATCCGCGGCCGTGGCTCGACGTCGTGCGGATCGCAGGTATGCGCGGAGCGCTCTCCATTGCGCTGGCATTGGCCGTTCCCGCGGCCATGCCGTATCGTCAGGCGATGATCGACGCGAGCTTTGCCGTCGCGGTCGCGACGATTATCGCAGGCAGCTTGAGTGCGTCCCGCGTCGTCCGCCGCGCATTAGTTCATGAACGCTAG